One segment of Anatilimnocola aggregata DNA contains the following:
- a CDS encoding sulfite exporter TauE/SafE family protein, which yields MLLLTLLLGALVGFSLGLTGGGGAIFAVPLLVYGLGVPAREAVGVSLLTVGSTSLVGFVQRAWRGMVEFPTGLLFAIAGMLGAPLGSWLADRIPEAVLLSLFAMLMLVIAVRMWTKARDATARLPIIMDDNAGPTCRRDPEGKLRITSQCAMLLGLVGLGAGVLSGMFGVGGGFIIVPALVMFSGMGMQRAIGTSLLVITLISASGTANHLLAGKDLTLATAGVFTAGSIAGLFAGSALAQRLAGPVLQRVFAAAIVVVALYVIFRTVWH from the coding sequence GTGTTGTTGCTCACCTTACTACTAGGAGCCCTGGTCGGGTTCTCCCTCGGTTTAACCGGGGGAGGAGGCGCGATCTTCGCCGTGCCGCTGCTCGTGTATGGATTGGGCGTGCCGGCGCGGGAAGCAGTTGGAGTTTCTCTACTGACGGTGGGCAGCACTTCACTAGTGGGCTTCGTGCAACGGGCGTGGCGTGGGATGGTCGAATTCCCGACAGGCTTGCTGTTTGCCATTGCCGGTATGCTGGGTGCGCCCCTGGGATCGTGGTTGGCCGACCGCATTCCAGAGGCGGTTCTGCTAAGCCTGTTCGCGATGCTCATGCTCGTGATCGCCGTTCGAATGTGGACCAAGGCCAGAGACGCGACCGCTCGCTTGCCGATCATCATGGACGACAACGCGGGCCCAACTTGCCGCCGAGATCCGGAAGGCAAACTCCGCATCACCTCGCAATGCGCGATGCTCCTCGGACTCGTTGGTTTGGGCGCAGGTGTACTTTCGGGGATGTTTGGCGTTGGTGGCGGGTTCATCATCGTGCCGGCACTGGTCATGTTCAGCGGCATGGGGATGCAGAGAGCCATCGGCACGTCGCTCTTGGTGATCACACTCATCAGCGCCTCAGGAACTGCCAACCATTTGTTGGCTGGCAAGGACCTCACCTTGGCAACGGCGGGTGTGTTCACGGCAGGGAGCATCGCCGGGCTCTTTGCCGGTAGCGCACTTGCTCAGCGATTAGCCGGGCCAGTCCTCCAGAGAGTCTTCGCAGCGGCGATTGTTGTCGTCGCGCTATACGTCATTTTTCGTACCGTTTGGCACTAG
- a CDS encoding MBL fold metallo-hydrolase — MQLKQYYLGCLSHASYLITDEKTHTAVVVDPQRDVEQYIADAAVVCCEVKYVFLTHFHADFLAGHIELRDKCGANIYLGQRAEPEFAATKVKDGDRIEFGDVRLEILETPGHTPEGISILVYDLAKNKEKPYAVLTGDTLFIGDVGRPDLLASIGVTADELSDMLYDSLTNKLVKLPDETLVYPAHGAGSMCGKNLSKDTVSTIGQQKKFNYALQPMSRAEFKKIVTEEQPEAPSYFVHDAILNRKERPNLDETLSESLNALSLEETLRLKNQGAQLLDVREAIDFEGAHLAGSINVGIQGKYATWCGTVLNHDHPIVVVTEVGKESEAVMRLGRIGYDNVAGYLRDGMDALRHRPDLVAKIDRITAVALSEQLASNAAPTVVDVRSEKEWAAGHIAGSVNIPLNHLNDRAGEIEKGRPVVVHCEGGYRSAIAASVLANAGRPDVLDMVGGFKAWAASKLPVQVETTVGTGA; from the coding sequence ATGCAACTCAAGCAATACTATCTCGGCTGTCTCTCGCACGCTTCCTACCTCATCACCGACGAGAAGACGCACACGGCGGTCGTGGTCGATCCGCAGCGTGACGTCGAGCAATACATCGCGGACGCCGCGGTAGTCTGCTGCGAAGTCAAATACGTTTTCCTGACGCACTTCCACGCTGACTTTCTCGCGGGTCACATCGAACTGCGGGACAAGTGCGGGGCGAACATCTATCTCGGTCAACGTGCCGAGCCGGAATTCGCAGCGACGAAGGTGAAAGACGGAGATCGAATCGAATTTGGCGATGTGCGTCTGGAGATTCTGGAAACACCCGGCCATACACCCGAAGGCATCTCGATCTTGGTGTATGACCTCGCCAAGAACAAAGAGAAGCCCTATGCCGTGCTGACCGGCGACACGCTGTTCATTGGCGATGTTGGCCGACCGGATTTGCTCGCATCGATCGGCGTCACGGCGGACGAACTGTCCGACATGCTCTACGACTCGCTCACCAACAAACTGGTGAAGCTGCCCGATGAGACGCTCGTTTATCCGGCCCACGGTGCTGGCTCGATGTGCGGCAAGAACCTGAGCAAGGATACCGTTTCCACGATCGGTCAGCAGAAGAAGTTCAATTATGCCTTGCAGCCGATGAGCCGTGCGGAGTTCAAGAAGATCGTCACTGAAGAGCAACCGGAGGCACCGAGCTACTTCGTTCACGATGCGATTCTGAACCGTAAAGAGCGGCCAAATCTGGATGAGACATTGTCCGAATCGCTAAACGCGCTATCGCTTGAGGAAACACTGCGACTCAAGAACCAGGGCGCACAACTTCTCGATGTCCGTGAAGCCATTGACTTTGAGGGCGCGCATCTGGCTGGTTCGATCAATGTCGGTATTCAAGGAAAGTACGCAACCTGGTGCGGAACGGTGCTCAACCACGATCATCCCATCGTGGTTGTGACGGAAGTTGGTAAAGAATCCGAGGCGGTTATGAGATTGGGACGGATCGGCTATGACAATGTCGCTGGTTACCTCCGCGATGGCATGGATGCCTTACGTCATCGGCCCGACTTGGTCGCCAAGATTGACCGCATCACAGCCGTGGCGCTTTCGGAGCAACTGGCTTCGAATGCCGCGCCGACCGTAGTGGACGTGCGCAGCGAGAAAGAGTGGGCGGCTGGACATATCGCCGGCAGCGTGAATATCCCGCTGAATCACCTGAATGATCGCGCCGGCGAGATTGAAAAAGGACGCCCCGTCGTCGTGCATTGCGAAGGGGGCTATCGCTCTGCCATCGCGGCCAGTGTGCTGGCAAACGCAGGTCGTCCCGACGTGCTCGATATGGTCGGAGGCTTCAAAGCCTGGGCGGCTTCCAAGCTGCCGGTGCAAGTTGAAACCACGGTTGGCACAGGAGCCTAA
- a CDS encoding rhodanese-like domain-containing protein: protein MPQSITPQELESLRRAGKQLELIDVRTPAEFRELHVNFARNVPLDRLDPKAIQAERNGNADQHLYVVCRSGSRGKQACEKLLAAGLVNVVNVEGGTLGCEAAGLPVVRGKKAISLERQVRIAAGFLVLVGAVLAITVHPYFAGLSAFVGAGLMFAGITDTCGMAMILARMPWNQVSGNSSASGAACRVGAFLFAAAVLAPASTFAVEHTKDSLATVQLGVAEQKAVLVDVREKEEWEDGHLRDARLLPLSALEQGVRKEDLARVLPKDKVIYLHCAAGGRCVQAAAILKKQGYDVRPLKPGFDALLDAGFPSAKR, encoded by the coding sequence ATGCCCCAGAGCATCACCCCTCAAGAGCTTGAAAGCCTGCGTCGAGCCGGCAAGCAGTTGGAATTGATCGACGTTCGCACCCCGGCTGAGTTTCGCGAGCTTCACGTCAATTTTGCCCGCAATGTTCCGCTAGACCGACTCGATCCGAAAGCGATCCAAGCTGAGCGCAACGGTAACGCCGATCAGCACCTCTACGTTGTCTGTCGTTCGGGGAGCCGTGGCAAACAGGCGTGCGAAAAACTTCTTGCAGCGGGCCTGGTCAACGTGGTCAACGTTGAAGGAGGTACGCTCGGCTGCGAAGCAGCCGGGCTGCCCGTGGTTCGCGGCAAAAAAGCGATTTCGCTGGAACGCCAGGTGCGCATTGCGGCCGGGTTTCTGGTGTTGGTCGGTGCCGTGCTGGCGATAACGGTCCATCCCTACTTCGCCGGTCTATCGGCGTTCGTGGGTGCCGGGCTAATGTTCGCCGGCATCACGGATACTTGTGGAATGGCAATGATCTTGGCCCGGATGCCGTGGAATCAAGTTTCGGGCAACTCGAGCGCGTCTGGGGCTGCTTGTCGCGTGGGTGCATTCCTCTTTGCTGCTGCCGTTCTCGCGCCGGCTTCGACGTTTGCTGTGGAGCATACGAAGGATTCACTCGCAACGGTCCAGCTTGGCGTGGCCGAACAAAAGGCCGTATTGGTGGACGTGCGTGAAAAGGAGGAGTGGGAAGACGGCCATCTCCGTGATGCACGGCTCCTGCCGCTGAGCGCCTTGGAGCAAGGCGTGCGCAAAGAAGATCTGGCGCGGGTGCTTCCAAAGGACAAAGTGATCTACCTGCATTGTGCCGCCGGTGGTCGGTGCGTGCAGGCGGCCGCAATCCTAAAGAAGCAAGGGTACGACGTGCGTCCCCTCAAGCCAGGTTTTGATGCCCTGCTCGACGCTGGATTCCCCAGTGCCAAGCGTTAA
- a CDS encoding ArsR/SmtB family transcription factor — MAAKTKTKLTSLEALAQAAECLKTLAHPHRLRMVQLMLQGQHTVGELAEACEIPSHMASEHLRLMQRCGFLKADKEGRFVYYSVAEPHLASIMSCIESRFGVETVR; from the coding sequence ATGGCCGCCAAAACAAAGACAAAGCTGACTAGTTTAGAGGCACTTGCTCAAGCGGCAGAGTGCTTGAAAACGCTGGCGCATCCCCACCGCTTGCGAATGGTACAGTTAATGCTCCAGGGGCAACACACCGTGGGCGAGCTGGCGGAAGCATGTGAAATTCCAAGTCACATGGCTTCGGAGCATTTGCGGCTCATGCAGCGTTGCGGTTTTTTGAAGGCGGATAAGGAGGGTCGTTTCGTGTACTACTCGGTAGCCGAGCCACATTTGGCCAGCATCATGTCCTGTATTGAATCGCGCTTCGGCGTCGAAACTGTTCGGTAG